The following proteins are co-located in the Desulfobaccales bacterium genome:
- a CDS encoding CDP-alcohol phosphatidyltransferase family protein — MDSPAYPASESPAPSRPRCALILVAPDPPPGLSPWHLLEVAGLPHLERLVLSCWQAGVPQVYLLAPPGLQPVVNLSLARLRRRTEGTVELAHDWTALESQPPSSWLVLTADSVPSPALVARLARHPVAPGEAVVVCTDDPAWPLDAPPHLTALTARLEEHGLPGWRAVGLAHLSPEAWEEWHHWRRETQKPRKCQPHLAALLEAGLRYLEAKGRLVAVAAEPFSLTYLGRPEDTQVAARRLAAGLSGSPWGEGWLESSLNRRLARALLPTVATWPVRPTQITLLHLALGLLAALLFLEGTYPSTVAGALLLPLVLVLDSLDGLLARLTFRQTRLGQFLDLYGDTLLNLVIFLSIAAGLYRVTGQLLYLVLMLPLTTGYGWCWWLTDPHRRRLWPLHSPALSPTPVVAEMTSRDFVYLILVFAFLGRLDWFIVGVAAGSHLFAFLLHYFHHHQKKNIPPPVRQSETPTGSPGEYGPAH, encoded by the coding sequence ATGGACTCCCCAGCTTACCCCGCCTCGGAGTCCCCGGCCCCGTCCCGGCCCCGCTGCGCCCTCATCTTGGTGGCCCCGGACCCGCCTCCGGGGCTGAGCCCCTGGCACCTGCTGGAAGTGGCGGGGCTGCCGCACTTAGAGCGGCTGGTCCTCTCCTGCTGGCAGGCCGGGGTGCCGCAGGTCTACCTTCTGGCTCCCCCGGGGCTTCAGCCGGTCGTAAATCTGTCCCTCGCCCGCCTGCGCCGGCGCACGGAGGGGACCGTGGAGCTGGCGCATGACTGGACGGCTTTGGAGAGCCAACCCCCCTCATCCTGGCTGGTCCTCACCGCCGACAGCGTGCCCTCCCCGGCCCTGGTGGCCCGCCTGGCCCGGCACCCAGTGGCCCCGGGGGAGGCCGTGGTGGTGTGCACCGATGATCCCGCCTGGCCGCTGGACGCCCCTCCCCACCTGACGGCCCTCACTGCCCGCCTGGAGGAGCACGGCCTCCCCGGCTGGCGGGCGGTGGGGCTGGCCCATCTCTCCCCGGAGGCCTGGGAGGAGTGGCACCACTGGCGGCGGGAAACCCAAAAGCCCCGGAAATGCCAGCCCCATCTGGCGGCCCTGCTGGAGGCGGGCCTGCGGTATCTGGAGGCCAAGGGGCGCCTGGTGGCCGTGGCTGCGGAGCCCTTCTCCCTCACCTACCTGGGCCGTCCGGAGGACACCCAGGTGGCAGCCCGGCGTCTGGCGGCGGGCTTAAGCGGCTCACCCTGGGGAGAAGGCTGGCTGGAGTCCTCCCTCAACCGGCGGCTGGCCCGGGCGTTGCTCCCCACCGTGGCCACCTGGCCGGTGCGCCCCACCCAGATCACTCTGCTGCACCTGGCTCTGGGCCTGCTGGCGGCGCTCCTCTTTTTGGAGGGCACTTACCCGAGCACCGTGGCCGGGGCCTTGCTCTTGCCGCTGGTGCTGGTGCTGGACTCCCTGGACGGCCTGTTGGCCCGCCTCACCTTCCGGCAGACGCGCCTGGGCCAGTTTCTGGACCTTTACGGCGACACCCTGCTGAACTTGGTCATTTTTCTCAGCATCGCCGCGGGCCTCTATCGGGTCACCGGCCAACTCCTTTATCTTGTCCTGATGCTACCTCTTACCACCGGCTACGGCTGGTGCTGGTGGCTCACCGATCCCCACCGGCGGCGGCTTTGGCCGCTGCATTCTCCGGCCCTCTCGCCGACGCCCGTCGTCGCGGAGATGACCAGCCGGGATTTCGTCTATCTGATCCTTGTCTTTGCCTTCCTGGGCCGCCTGGACTGGTTTATCGTGGGCGTGGCCGCCGGCAGCCACCTCTTTGCTTTTCTGCTCCATTATTTCCACCATCATCAGAAAAAAAACATCCCACCCCCTGTCCGGCAGTCGGAAACACCAACCGGATCGCCCGGAGAATATGGCCCAGCGCATTGA
- a CDS encoding MTH938/NDUFAF3 family protein, whose amino-acid sequence MEGSEASQAMHIDSYDFGHIVIDGVSYRQDVLLWPGGLNPNWWRRHAHLLLLEDVAEALAAGPEVLVVGQGQPGRLEVDPALAAYLRERQIDLVALPTREACRVINSLAGKRRLAAALHLTC is encoded by the coding sequence GTGGAAGGGAGCGAGGCATCGCAGGCCATGCACATCGACAGCTATGACTTCGGCCACATCGTCATTGACGGCGTCTCCTACCGTCAGGATGTGCTTTTGTGGCCCGGAGGCCTTAACCCCAATTGGTGGCGACGGCACGCCCATCTCCTGCTCCTGGAGGACGTGGCCGAGGCCCTGGCCGCAGGGCCCGAGGTGCTGGTGGTGGGCCAGGGCCAGCCCGGCCGCCTGGAGGTGGACCCGGCCCTGGCCGCCTACCTCCGGGAACGGCAGATTGACCTGGTGGCCCTGCCCACCCGGGAGGCCTGCCGGGTGATCAACTCTCTCGCCGGCAAACGCCGCCTGGCCGCGGCCTTGCACCTCACCTGCTGA
- a CDS encoding Slp/YeaY family lipoprotein, with product MRRFLLLVSVLAAGLSGCAPAYLAGPALTPAGMATLASDPQAFRGQEVRLGGEILSLTHAEGKSLLSVRHRELDSRGQPSGAASGHTFLVESPRFLPPSYYVPGRQITVTGTVAGSRDGRLLLQARDLKLGEYPRWEKYYYPVPREWYDGDPALEHWFTPPYFDPWRGGHNR from the coding sequence ATGCGGAGATTTCTCCTCCTGGTTTCGGTGTTGGCCGCCGGGCTCAGCGGCTGTGCGCCGGCGTACCTGGCCGGCCCGGCCCTCACCCCTGCCGGCATGGCGACCCTGGCCTCCGACCCCCAGGCCTTCCGGGGTCAGGAGGTGCGCCTGGGCGGCGAGATTCTCTCCCTCACCCATGCGGAGGGGAAAAGCCTGCTGAGTGTGCGCCACCGGGAGCTGGATTCCCGGGGTCAGCCCAGCGGCGCAGCCAGCGGCCACACATTTCTGGTGGAGAGCCCGCGCTTTCTTCCCCCCAGTTACTATGTGCCCGGCCGGCAGATAACGGTTACCGGGACCGTGGCGGGCAGCCGGGACGGTCGGCTGCTCCTTCAGGCCCGGGACCTGAAGCTGGGGGAGTACCCCCGCTGGGAAAAGTACTACTACCCGGTCCCCCGGGAGTGGTATGATGGGGACCCGGCGCTGGAGCATTGGTTTACGCCCCCCTACTTTGACCCCTGGCGCGGCGGCCACAACCGCTGA
- a CDS encoding RNA methyltransferase — protein MAVVLHRPKLPENIGAAARAACNMGLTRLVVVQPHSLDPVRMRMMATQAAAPLLEAMEVYDDLAQALGAFQYVVGTTARQGGLRREFLTPREMAHKLVEISRHNRVALLFGPENWGLTNEELALCQALVTIPTAACSSLNLAQAVMVLAYEVFTARHTEPRFVPRLANVQELESMYAMLKDTLVKIHYIGHQNPDYWMFNVRRFFNRLGLRARETQVVKGICRQIDWYVTSRLAAAGLSLDDQAKEFEGPQERGPGKVVDF, from the coding sequence GTGGCCGTCGTGCTGCACCGGCCCAAGCTCCCGGAAAACATCGGCGCCGCCGCCCGGGCCGCCTGCAATATGGGACTCACCCGCCTGGTGGTGGTGCAGCCCCACAGCCTGGACCCGGTGCGCATGCGCATGATGGCCACCCAGGCAGCGGCCCCGCTTTTGGAGGCCATGGAGGTCTACGACGACCTGGCCCAGGCCTTGGGGGCCTTTCAGTATGTGGTGGGCACCACCGCCCGTCAGGGGGGCCTGCGACGGGAGTTTCTCACCCCCCGGGAGATGGCCCACAAACTGGTGGAGATCAGCCGCCACAACCGGGTGGCCCTGCTCTTCGGGCCGGAGAACTGGGGCCTCACCAACGAGGAGCTGGCCCTCTGCCAGGCCCTGGTGACCATCCCCACGGCGGCGTGCTCCTCCCTCAACCTGGCCCAGGCGGTCATGGTGCTGGCCTACGAGGTCTTTACCGCCCGGCACACTGAACCCCGCTTCGTCCCCCGGCTGGCCAACGTCCAGGAGCTGGAGTCCATGTATGCCATGCTCAAGGACACCCTGGTGAAGATCCATTACATCGGCCACCAGAATCCGGATTACTGGATGTTTAATGTGCGGCGTTTCTTTAACCGCTTGGGCTTGCGGGCCCGGGAGACCCAGGTGGTAAAAGGCATCTGCCGGCAGATCGACTGGTATGTGACTTCCCGGCTGGCCGCGGCGGGATTGAGCCTCGACGACCAGGCAAAAGAGTTCGAGGGCCCCCAAGAGCGCGGGCCGGGGAAAGTCGTGGATTTTTAA